A stretch of the Streptosporangium sp. NBC_01755 genome encodes the following:
- a CDS encoding flavin reductase family protein translates to MADRHHLVTPDAFRGFMSSYFTGVTIITSIDGDERPHGLTCNSLTSVTLDPPTLLVCLDIRSGTLAAVGSRGEFTVNLLDDGAQSTAELFASPESDRFDQVAWRRTALTGLPWLVEDAFAVAECQVAETLVVGDHAVLFGRVVNVEAGPGNPLLYGMGAFSGGRSRPVPAS, encoded by the coding sequence ATGGCTGACCGGCATCACCTCGTGACGCCGGACGCCTTCCGCGGCTTCATGAGCTCCTACTTCACCGGTGTCACGATCATCACGTCCATCGACGGCGACGAGCGGCCGCACGGGCTGACCTGCAACTCGCTCACCAGTGTGACGCTCGACCCGCCGACGCTACTGGTCTGCCTGGACATCCGGAGCGGGACGCTGGCCGCGGTCGGCAGCCGGGGAGAGTTCACGGTGAACCTGCTCGACGACGGCGCCCAGAGCACGGCGGAACTCTTCGCCTCGCCGGAATCCGATCGCTTCGATCAGGTCGCCTGGCGGAGGACGGCGCTCACCGGGCTGCCCTGGCTGGTCGAGGACGCCTTCGCGGTGGCCGAGTGCCAGGTGGCCGAGACGTTGGTCGTGGGCGACCACGCGGTGCTCTTCGGCCGGGTCGTGAACGTGGAGGCCGGTCCTGGAAACCCGCTGCTGTACGGCATGGGGGCGTTCTCGGGTGGGAGGTCGCGGCCGGTGCCGGCCTCCTGA
- a CDS encoding tryptophan halogenase family protein, with protein MIRSVVIVGGGTAGWMTAGYLMAAFGDRIDVTLVESPQVKRIGVGEATFSTVRHFFDYLGLDEADWLPKCAGGYKLGIRFENWSGTGEYFYHPFERLRVVDGFSIADWWLELGDRSRPFDRSCFITTALCEAKRSPRMRDGSLFASELDGPLGRSTLAEQRAQFPYAYHFDADEVARYLADFSVKRGVRHILDNVQHVAQDERGWISHVHTAAHGEIAGDLFIDCTGFRGMLINQTLGTEFQSFEDVLPNNRAVALRVPREEATDMSPYTTATAMSAGWMWTIPLFRRNGTGYVYSDQFIGPEEAERELRQAAAPGQEDLQANHIRMRIGRNRESWVKNCVAIGLSSAFVEPLESTGIFFIQHGIEQLVKHFPDERWDSDQIAAYNTRVAHAVDGVKEFLVLHYKSAQRDDTPYWKEAKTRAMPAGLREKLDLAQSRLLDEETIYPYFHGFESYSWNAMNLGLGNPPRTAPPALKHLDPGNALAEFARIRSEAEEMVAALPSCYEYLAGING; from the coding sequence ATGATCCGATCCGTGGTTATCGTGGGCGGTGGTACGGCCGGATGGATGACGGCCGGCTATCTGATGGCGGCGTTCGGCGACCGGATCGACGTGACCCTGGTGGAATCGCCCCAGGTGAAGCGGATCGGCGTCGGCGAGGCCACCTTCAGCACCGTGCGGCACTTCTTCGACTACCTCGGTCTTGACGAGGCCGACTGGCTGCCGAAATGCGCCGGGGGCTACAAGCTCGGCATCCGCTTCGAGAACTGGAGCGGAACGGGCGAGTACTTCTACCACCCGTTCGAGCGGCTGCGCGTGGTGGACGGATTCTCCATCGCCGACTGGTGGCTCGAACTGGGCGACCGCAGCAGGCCGTTCGACCGCTCCTGCTTCATCACCACGGCGCTCTGCGAGGCCAAGCGCTCGCCGCGGATGCGGGACGGGTCGCTCTTCGCCTCCGAGCTGGACGGCCCGCTGGGCCGGTCCACCCTGGCCGAGCAGCGGGCCCAGTTCCCGTACGCCTATCACTTCGACGCCGACGAGGTCGCCAGATATCTGGCCGACTTCTCCGTCAAGCGCGGTGTCCGGCACATCCTGGACAACGTGCAGCACGTCGCGCAGGACGAGCGCGGCTGGATCAGCCACGTGCACACCGCGGCCCACGGTGAGATCGCCGGTGACCTCTTCATCGACTGCACGGGTTTCCGCGGCATGCTGATCAATCAGACGCTCGGCACCGAGTTCCAGTCGTTCGAGGACGTGCTGCCCAACAACCGCGCGGTCGCGCTCCGGGTGCCGCGTGAAGAGGCCACGGACATGAGCCCGTACACCACGGCGACCGCGATGAGCGCGGGCTGGATGTGGACCATCCCGCTGTTCCGCCGTAACGGCACCGGCTACGTCTACTCCGACCAGTTCATCGGCCCGGAGGAGGCCGAGCGGGAGCTGCGTCAGGCCGCCGCGCCCGGCCAGGAGGACCTCCAGGCCAACCACATCCGGATGCGCATCGGCCGCAACCGGGAGTCGTGGGTCAAGAACTGCGTGGCGATCGGCCTCTCCAGCGCGTTCGTCGAGCCGCTGGAGTCCACCGGCATCTTCTTCATCCAGCACGGCATCGAGCAGCTCGTCAAGCACTTCCCCGACGAGCGGTGGGACAGCGACCAGATCGCGGCGTACAACACCCGGGTCGCGCACGCCGTGGACGGGGTGAAGGAGTTCCTCGTCCTGCACTACAAGTCCGCGCAGCGCGACGACACGCCGTACTGGAAGGAGGCGAAGACCCGCGCGATGCCCGCCGGGCTGCGGGAGAAACTCGACCTCGCCCAGTCACGCCTGCTGGACGAGGAGACCATCTACCCCTACTTCCACGGCTTCGAGAGCTACTCGTGGAACGCGATGAACCTCGGTCTCGGCAACCCTCCCCGTACGGCGCCGCCGGCGTTGAAACACCTCGACCCCGGCAACGCCCTGGCCGAGTTCGCCCGGATCAGGTCGGAGGCCGAGGAGATGGTCGCCGCGCTGCCCAGCTGTTACGAGTACCTGGCCGGTATCAATGGCTGA